The genomic window CCTGTTCCACAGGCGAAAGGGTGGCGCGGTCGGGGCGGGCGAGGTAGGTGTTCTGCACGTCGATCACCAGCAGCGCCGTTTCGGCGGGCCGCAGCACCGGTGTTTCGGGTTCGGGAGCGGTGGCGTAATAGATCGAACGGTAGGCGGTTTTCCAGCTCATGCGCGGCCCCTAGTAGCGGGTGGTGAACAGGCCGCGCTTTTCGTAGATCTCGGCGGCCTCCTCGATGAATGCGGCAATCGCCGGGGCGGCGTGGGTGTCGCGCAGCAGGGCGGCACGGTCGAGCAGATCCTGCTTGCCGCGTGCCCGGCCGGGGCGCAGCAGCTCGTAGGTGCTCATGATCAGATCCTGCGGCACGGCCACCAGTTCCGCCGCGCGGGCGAAGTTGAGCGCCAGTGTCGCGCGGCCCGCATCGGCGGCGATCTCGGCCTGATCGTGCAGGGCCTGCGGCGTGATGCGCAGATCCTCCATCGTCACCTCGCCCGCCAGCACCGCCGCCAGCGTTATCTCGTCCAGCGTCTTGCCGCGTTGGCCCTGCACCCGGTCGGGCCGGGTTTCGGCCAGCGGATAGTCGGCGGTCGTCAGTTTCTTCATGGCCGCTGCCCCGTTTTGGCATCCAGAAACCGAAGGTCGATCTCCTGAGGTTCGGCCCCGTCGGCCGTCAGGCCGGTTTCGATCGCATGGATCAGCGCCACCCGCGCGTGATAGCGCGACCCCATCGCCTCGCCCCGCGTCGGCACCACCACCGGCTCGGGCGCCTCGCCCAGCGCATAGGCGGCGGCGTTGCGGCCAAAGCCCGCGTAATGGTCGAGCGTGGTGATCGGCGCGTTGGAAAACAGCTCCAGATTGTTGTGCGGCAGACGGTCGGCGGCGTGGATCACCGCCGTGCCCTTGGCCTGGATGCCGATGCCGATGCCCGACCCCGACAGCCGCGCCGCCGTCAGCCCCAGAAACGAGGTGTCGGCGGTGTGCCGCATCCGCACCACGCGGGCGCGGAGGCCCCGCGCGGCAATGGCGTCGGTCATCACCCGCAGCACGTCAGACAGCCGGTGCCCCGCCGTGGTCTGATAAAGCTTCACCCCGAAGGCCGGGCTGATGCCGATCACCACCTCGTCCGGCGCGCGGCCGACCTGCGCCACCCCCGTCGCGGGATAGGCAACCCGCCCGGCCTCGGCCTTCTCGAACTGCGCCTCGGCGCGCAGCACCTCGGGCTGGTCGAGCACGTCGCGGATGTCGTTGATTTCCTGCCTGCGGTCCTCGGTCATCCGGTAGCCGCTGCCCGGCCCACAATAATCGTTCGGGTCGTTGATGGCGGATATCACCCGCCCGCCCCGCACCATGGCCGAGGTTTGCAGGTAATCGCCCGACACCCGCAGCTTGACCACCGACAGCAGGTTTTCCGCCTCGTCGATGAACCCGCGCCGCGCCAGCGCCCGGATCACGTCGATCACCGTGATGCCGCGCGCCTTGATCGCCTCGGACATCGGCGCCACCTCGCCGGGGCTGAAGCTGCGGGTTTCGGCCGAGCCAGAGGCCACCACCACCGAGGCCTGCATCGCCGCCGTCGGTTCTGCCAGCCCCAATTCGTCCAGCACCGCCGAAATCGCTGCCACCGCTCGCGTCCGCAGGTCGAGCGCGCGGTGTTCGGCCAGCGGGGTCAGCCCGCCGTCGGCCTCGAAATCGCGCTGCAGCACCAGGTAATCCTCCATCTCCTCGGCGTTGAACAGCGAGGGGTTGAAGGAGTTGTCGTAGGCCGGGATCGAGCCGAAGCCCGAACAGATCAGGTCGGACCCGGCAATCAGATAGGGCAGGATCTTCGCCCCCACCCGGATCTCGGATTCCGACGAGCGCGCGTCGTTGCCGCTGGCACATTCCAGATCGAGCCACACCGCCAGCAGGTTTTCCGCCATCAGCTCGCGCACCCCGCCGGGCACGGTCGCGGTCAGCGGCGCGCCGTCGATGCCGCCGTTCTGGGTGCCCTGCACCCCCATGCCGCGCTGCAGGCACAGGCAGCGCGCCTCGAGATAGAGCAGCGTCTTGGCCTCGTGAAACCCCATCAGCAGTTCCGACCCGGCGCCCGAGGTGCAGCGCATCTTGATCCCGCGCGAGGCATAGGCGGCGGCCAGAAAGCCCTTGGACCACGGCGTGTCGTCGCCGTCGGTGAAGCTTTTCTCGGTGCCATAGACCGAAACCGTCTCGGCATAGGAGGTGAAGCCCGCCATGCCGATCCGCAGTTCTTCCGCCTCT from Paracoccaceae bacterium Fryx2 includes these protein-coding regions:
- a CDS encoding diol dehydratase small subunit, which encodes MKKLTTADYPLAETRPDRVQGQRGKTLDEITLAAVLAGEVTMEDLRITPQALHDQAEIAADAGRATLALNFARAAELVAVPQDLIMSTYELLRPGRARGKQDLLDRAALLRDTHAAPAIAAFIEEAAEIYEKRGLFTTRY
- a CDS encoding propanediol/glycerol family dehydratase large subunit translates to MTEPALPNRWRRFAEWDARPLRLDKFAREDPANGFSAFRSPADPKPGVGIEAGRIVSMDGVLAHDFDMIDAFIARHHLDPAIVPEAMAMESGQLARMLVDMNVPRADLVRLARGLTPAKLADVVSRLNALEIAFAYSRMRARKTPGNQAHVTNAKDDPLQLAADAATAVAYGFDEIETTMRVSRNAWSNAVACAVGAAVGRWGVLFQCSSEEAEELRIGMAGFTSYAETVSVYGTEKSFTDGDDTPWSKGFLAAAYASRGIKMRCTSGAGSELLMGFHEAKTLLYLEARCLCLQRGMGVQGTQNGGIDGAPLTATVPGGVRELMAENLLAVWLDLECASGNDARSSESEIRVGAKILPYLIAGSDLICSGFGSIPAYDNSFNPSLFNAEEMEDYLVLQRDFEADGGLTPLAEHRALDLRTRAVAAISAVLDELGLAEPTAAMQASVVVASGSAETRSFSPGEVAPMSEAIKARGITVIDVIRALARRGFIDEAENLLSVVKLRVSGDYLQTSAMVRGGRVISAINDPNDYCGPGSGYRMTEDRRQEINDIRDVLDQPEVLRAEAQFEKAEAGRVAYPATGVAQVGRAPDEVVIGISPAFGVKLYQTTAGHRLSDVLRVMTDAIAARGLRARVVRMRHTADTSFLGLTAARLSGSGIGIGIQAKGTAVIHAADRLPHNNLELFSNAPITTLDHYAGFGRNAAAYALGEAPEPVVVPTRGEAMGSRYHARVALIHAIETGLTADGAEPQEIDLRFLDAKTGQRP